In Candidatus Kaistella beijingensis, a genomic segment contains:
- a CDS encoding LptF/LptG family permease, with the protein MIKKLDGYVIKTFFGPFLFIFSVLFFIFVVNIIWIRLAQFTGKGLSYWEILKLLSYLSAIVVQLVLPLTVLLAAIMTFGDFGERYELAAMKAAGISLTRIMMPLFVVTVGFSVFLFFFSNNVIPDFQRKAKNMLYNIAATKPALNFTPGQFIQQIPGYSVKFDKISGENGENLEGVFIHKMANSFESQQSIVAEKGKFVPATNRNYLKLVLFNGHIFEDNLSEADYNQRLRQPDQAIKFDTLVSHFNISEIINKAIEAEKITDDYSFQNFIELNTTIEQAKKENSNIIGNMNSELINQTNTYVTYVDNTKPKSPVVAPPKFGNQKQEKKQEMLYSAYNKIDGLKEAALGKDEQLKGLHAYYSRVIIYQQRIFAYSVTCLIFFLIGASLGSIIRKGGLGLPVVIAIVVFIIFYVLNLSVENLAWAGNMDPYLAAWLPNMVLFPFGAWLTYKALTDSQLFDIEKYKALFKPILQRFSKNKEHARYR; encoded by the coding sequence ATGATAAAAAAACTCGACGGCTACGTCATCAAGACTTTTTTCGGTCCGTTTCTTTTTATTTTCAGCGTGCTGTTTTTCATTTTCGTGGTAAACATCATTTGGATTCGATTGGCGCAGTTCACCGGGAAAGGTTTGAGTTATTGGGAAATTTTGAAACTGCTTTCCTATCTCTCCGCGATTGTCGTACAGTTGGTTCTTCCGCTCACGGTTTTACTTGCAGCAATTATGACTTTCGGAGATTTTGGGGAACGGTATGAACTCGCCGCGATGAAAGCCGCCGGAATTTCTTTAACCAGGATTATGATGCCGCTTTTTGTGGTAACTGTTGGTTTTTCCGTTTTTCTATTTTTCTTTTCGAATAACGTCATACCCGATTTCCAGCGGAAGGCAAAAAATATGCTCTATAATATTGCAGCCACAAAACCCGCACTGAATTTTACACCTGGGCAATTTATTCAGCAAATTCCGGGTTACAGCGTGAAGTTTGATAAAATTTCTGGGGAAAACGGCGAGAATTTGGAAGGTGTTTTCATTCACAAAATGGCCAATTCTTTTGAAAGCCAACAATCCATCGTTGCAGAAAAGGGGAAATTTGTTCCAGCAACAAACCGAAATTATTTGAAGTTGGTTCTTTTCAACGGACATATTTTTGAGGACAATTTAAGCGAAGCGGACTACAACCAAAGACTTAGACAGCCAGATCAGGCAATCAAATTCGACACACTGGTTTCGCATTTTAACATTTCAGAAATCATCAATAAAGCTATTGAAGCTGAAAAAATCACCGATGATTATTCCTTTCAAAACTTTATTGAACTGAACACAACCATTGAACAAGCCAAAAAAGAGAACAGCAATATTATCGGAAACATGAATTCGGAACTCATCAACCAAACCAATACCTATGTAACCTATGTTGATAATACAAAACCGAAAAGTCCTGTTGTTGCTCCCCCAAAGTTCGGTAATCAAAAACAGGAGAAAAAGCAAGAAATGCTTTACTCCGCTTATAATAAAATTGATGGTCTAAAAGAGGCTGCACTTGGAAAAGACGAGCAGCTGAAAGGTTTACACGCTTATTATTCCCGAGTAATAATTTACCAGCAAAGAATTTTTGCCTATTCGGTAACCTGCTTGATTTTCTTTTTAATCGGCGCTAGTTTGGGCTCTATCATCAGAAAAGGCGGTTTAGGATTACCAGTTGTGATTGCTATTGTGGTTTTTATTATTTTCTATGTTCTAAATCTTTCCGTAGAAAATTTAGCTTGGGCAGGAAATATGGACCCTTATCTTGCAGCGTGGTTGCCGAATATGGTATTGTTTCCATTTGGCGCGTGGTTGACTTACAAAGCGTTGACCGATTCGCAGTTATTCGATATTGAAAAATACAAAGCCCTGTTCAAACCGATTTTACAGAGGTTTTCTAAAAATAAAGAACACGCAAGATATCGTTAA
- a CDS encoding acyl-CoA thioesterase — protein MNYESKIKDSETHVFKVVFPNITNHHNTMFGGTVMEMMDEVAFMTAARFARKSFVTVSCDRSDFKKPIPADTLVELIGKVKYVGNSSLKVNVEVFVEEMYKEKREKAVSGDFTLVALDENKKPVKIFNN, from the coding sequence ATGAATTACGAATCAAAAATTAAAGATTCCGAAACCCATGTTTTCAAAGTAGTTTTTCCGAACATTACCAATCATCACAACACCATGTTTGGTGGAACGGTGATGGAAATGATGGACGAAGTTGCGTTTATGACCGCCGCAAGATTTGCAAGAAAGTCCTTTGTGACGGTAAGTTGCGACCGAAGTGATTTTAAAAAACCAATTCCTGCAGATACGCTGGTTGAACTTATCGGTAAGGTAAAATATGTCGGCAACTCAAGTTTGAAAGTGAATGTAGAAGTTTTCGTTGAGGAAATGTATAAAGAAAAGAGAGAGAAAGCGGTTTCAGGCGATTTCACGCTGGTTGCTTTGGATGAAAATAAAAAACCGGTCAAGATTTTTAACAATTAA
- a CDS encoding LolA family protein: MKNILKKVTLGIFALGTAASFSAQKVDAKAKSILDAVSSNYKAKNNVYFKFVYGTGNGKNVTKTEPGIFYSAKNKYKLKIMGTEQIFDGSKIYNISAEDQEVTVAKPTGNEQMFSPLNYIEEYKKGYNVKYVGKVRVNGVNTDYIKLSPTKNNGIKEVNLFVNTAKNQLVKLEQFSTDNSVSVIAISDYRENQNLSNSMFSFDKAQYKNYIVTEL, translated from the coding sequence ATGAAAAATATATTGAAGAAAGTTACTCTTGGAATCTTCGCCTTAGGAACGGCTGCAAGTTTTTCTGCGCAGAAAGTTGACGCTAAAGCAAAGTCGATTTTAGATGCGGTTTCTAGCAACTACAAAGCAAAAAACAACGTTTACTTTAAATTTGTTTACGGAACAGGAAACGGAAAGAACGTAACTAAAACAGAACCGGGAATTTTTTATTCAGCAAAAAACAAATACAAGCTGAAAATTATGGGAACAGAGCAGATTTTCGACGGAAGCAAAATTTATAACATTTCGGCTGAAGACCAAGAAGTTACCGTTGCAAAACCAACAGGAAACGAGCAAATGTTTTCCCCTTTAAATTATATCGAAGAATATAAAAAAGGCTACAACGTAAAATATGTTGGAAAAGTTCGTGTAAATGGTGTCAATACTGATTATATCAAACTTTCACCTACAAAAAACAACGGCATCAAGGAAGTAAATCTTTTTGTAAATACGGCGAAAAATCAATTGGTAAAATTGGAGCAGTTTTCAACGGATAATTCTGTATCAGTAATCGCAATCAGTGATTATCGGGAAAATCAAAATTTGAGTAACTCCATGTTTAGTTTTGACAAAGCGCAGTATAAAAATTATATTGTAACGGAATTATAA
- a CDS encoding fasciclin domain-containing protein — MKNLFKLSALLFFFGLLLTSCEETRDDMQTPKSIYELASADSDLSNLKAAIDKAGLASTLSASGNFTVFAPSNAAFTQFLTDNGFASLNDVPTAALKEILLNHVLASKVMVAQVTTGYVSTLAKGNASSAKNLSMYIDTTSGVKINGISTVTKTDINASNGVIHKVDKVIGLPTVVTHALANPNFSSLVTALTRSDMPNFVAILSGTTNSPFTVFAPTNAAFTSLLTELNLPNLGAVPTSTLENVLKYHVVAGANVLSTDITNNMNVTTFQGGTFNITTTGGVKITDANNRVSNVIATDVQCSNGVIHAIDKVLLP; from the coding sequence ATGAAAAATTTATTTAAGCTCTCAGCACTTTTGTTTTTCTTCGGTCTACTGTTAACTTCCTGTGAAGAAACCAGAGACGATATGCAAACACCAAAAAGTATTTATGAACTTGCCTCAGCAGACTCGGATCTTTCTAATCTGAAAGCCGCAATTGATAAAGCTGGATTAGCCTCTACTTTAAGTGCGTCGGGTAATTTTACCGTATTTGCACCATCAAATGCAGCTTTTACACAATTTCTTACCGATAACGGTTTTGCAAGCCTGAATGATGTTCCTACCGCAGCACTAAAAGAAATTCTTTTAAACCATGTACTCGCATCAAAAGTAATGGTAGCGCAGGTAACCACAGGCTATGTTTCTACTTTAGCGAAAGGTAATGCCTCTTCTGCAAAGAATTTAAGTATGTACATTGACACAACATCTGGTGTTAAAATCAACGGAATTTCTACCGTTACCAAAACTGACATTAATGCTAGCAATGGAGTAATTCACAAAGTTGATAAAGTAATTGGTCTGCCAACAGTTGTTACTCACGCATTAGCAAACCCTAATTTTTCTTCTCTTGTCACCGCACTTACCAGAAGTGACATGCCTAATTTTGTGGCTATATTAAGTGGGACCACCAACTCACCATTTACTGTTTTTGCTCCTACAAATGCAGCGTTTACTTCGCTGCTGACAGAGTTAAACCTTCCTAATCTTGGTGCAGTGCCTACATCAACTTTAGAAAATGTCCTAAAATATCACGTTGTTGCCGGTGCAAATGTATTATCAACTGATATTACCAATAATATGAATGTTACTACATTCCAGGGTGGTACTTTCAACATTACCACCACGGGCGGTGTAAAAATTACCGATGCCAATAACAGAGTCTCGAATGTAATCGCTACAGATGTGCAGTGCAGCAACGGTGTTATTCATGCCATAGACAAAGTTCTTTTACCATAG
- a CDS encoding Rossmann-fold NAD(P)-binding domain-containing protein, translated as MHEALKSGKIWGEGLVVNGQEPMDATNSLQLLPNIGVIPHIGSSKSEARNGMAKLDAKNIVAFLNFEKLHTCANTKV; from the coding sequence TTGCATGAAGCTCTGAAATCAGGAAAAATCTGGGGCGAAGGTTTAGTCGTTAATGGTCAAGAGCCGATGGATGCTACAAATTCTTTGCAACTACTTCCGAATATTGGTGTGATTCCACACATTGGCTCCTCAAAAAGCGAAGCAAGAAATGGAATGGCCAAATTAGATGCAAAAAATATCGTTGCGTTTTTGAATTTCGAAAAATTGCATACTTGTGCAAATACGAAAGTTTAA
- a CDS encoding glutathione peroxidase — MKKIFIMLLSVGAFLQSCTQQKKEISQDKTQQMKTIYDYKVESLDGKEINFADFKGKKILIVNTASECGFTPQYADLETLSKDYKDKLVVVGFPANNFGGQEPGSNAEIGAFCQKNYGVTFPMAAKVSVKGDDTAPIFKYLTEKDLNGVKNTTILWNFTKFLLDENGKLIETFISTTKPTSESITKYLK, encoded by the coding sequence ATGAAAAAAATATTCATCATGCTTTTGTCAGTCGGCGCTTTTCTACAAAGTTGCACGCAACAGAAAAAGGAAATCTCACAAGATAAAACCCAACAAATGAAAACAATTTACGATTATAAGGTTGAAAGTCTCGACGGTAAGGAAATTAACTTTGCAGATTTTAAGGGCAAAAAAATTCTCATCGTGAACACCGCTTCAGAATGTGGGTTTACGCCGCAATATGCTGATTTGGAAACCCTTTCTAAGGATTACAAAGACAAATTAGTGGTTGTAGGTTTTCCCGCAAACAATTTTGGTGGGCAAGAACCTGGAAGCAATGCTGAAATTGGGGCGTTCTGTCAAAAAAATTATGGCGTCACTTTTCCGATGGCTGCAAAAGTTTCTGTGAAAGGTGACGATACTGCACCAATTTTTAAATATTTAACAGAAAAGGATTTAAACGGCGTGAAAAACACCACCATTCTTTGGAATTTTACCAAGTTTCTTTTGGACGAAAACGGTAAATTAATCGAAACTTTTATCAGTACCACAAAACCAACAAGCGAATCTATTACAAAATATTTGAAGTAA
- a CDS encoding outer membrane lipoprotein-sorting protein, with the protein MKKLFLAFAVIFSVIINAQTAKEIIDKNIELSGGLTNWKLLNSVVLYGKVTLGVNDEYPIKIFQQRPNLTKTVITINKKETAIEGFDGKKGYAMNYATNKVQEYPNYVAESFDNDFIDWESKGFEAKYLGKEKIGEIYCHKVELTKNVNKTLYYFDTKTYMLLKEIKKDETLVYADYKQVGSLLMPYRIESSSPKRDSDYVMIINKIETNKVFPANTFKF; encoded by the coding sequence ATGAAGAAATTATTTTTAGCGTTTGCGGTTATTTTTAGTGTAATCATCAACGCTCAAACTGCAAAAGAAATTATCGACAAAAACATAGAATTATCGGGCGGTTTAACGAATTGGAAACTTTTGAATTCCGTTGTTTTATATGGGAAAGTAACTTTGGGAGTGAACGACGAATATCCCATAAAAATTTTCCAACAACGACCAAATTTAACCAAAACCGTGATTACCATCAATAAAAAAGAAACCGCAATTGAAGGTTTCGACGGGAAAAAAGGTTACGCGATGAATTATGCGACAAACAAAGTGCAGGAATACCCAAATTATGTGGCGGAAAGTTTTGATAACGACTTCATAGATTGGGAAAGCAAAGGTTTTGAGGCAAAATATTTAGGAAAAGAGAAAATTGGCGAAATTTACTGTCATAAAGTGGAACTGACTAAAAATGTCAACAAAACGCTTTATTATTTCGATACCAAAACTTATATGCTTTTGAAGGAAATCAAGAAAGACGAAACTTTGGTTTACGCTGATTATAAGCAGGTTGGCTCACTTTTAATGCCGTATCGAATTGAGTCATCTTCGCCAAAAAGAGACAGCGATTACGTGATGATCATCAATAAAATTGAAACCAACAAAGTTTTTCCGGCTAATACATTTAAGTTTTAA
- a CDS encoding urocanate hydratase codes for MTFQQQIQQGIPNELPQPKPYNPAINHAPKRKEILTDEEKKLALKNALRYFEPKFHAELLPEFKEELEKFGRIYMYRFRPDYEMKARDIAEYPGKSEQAKAIMLMIQNNLDYAVAQHPHELITYGGNGAVFSNWAQYLLTMQYLSEMTDEQTLVMYSGHPMGLFPSHKDAPRVVVTNGMMIPNYSKPDDWEKFNALGVTQYGQMTAGSYMYIGPQGIVHGTTITVLNAFRKINKEPKGGLFVTSGLGGMSGAQPKAGNIAGCVTVIAEVNPKITKIRHDQKWVNEIHENLDDLVERVRKAQENEEAVSLAYLGNVVDIWEKFDAENLRIDIGSDQTSLHNPWAGGYYPVGQTFEESNKMMAENPELFKEKVQETLRRHASAINKHTAKGTYFFDYGNAFLLEASRAGADVMAENPTLGREFRYPSYVQDIMGPMCFDYGFGPFRWVCASGKSEDLQKTDEIACNVLEEIIKNSPEEIQQQMKDNIQWIKGAQENNLVVGSQARILYADAEGRMKIAEAFNKAIKNGEIGPVVLGRDHHDVSGTDSPYRETSNIYDGSRFTADMAIHNVIGDSFRGATWVSIHNGGGVGWGEVINGGFGMLLDGSDDADRRLKSMLFWDVNNGISRRSWARNEGAIFAIKRAMEVEPNLKVTLPNLVDDKLL; via the coding sequence ATGACTTTCCAACAACAAATTCAACAGGGAATTCCCAACGAATTACCTCAGCCAAAACCATACAACCCAGCCATCAATCACGCGCCGAAACGTAAGGAAATCTTAACGGATGAAGAGAAGAAACTCGCTCTGAAAAACGCTTTACGTTATTTCGAACCAAAGTTTCATGCGGAATTATTACCGGAATTTAAGGAAGAACTGGAGAAGTTCGGAAGAATTTACATGTACCGTTTCCGTCCGGATTACGAGATGAAAGCGAGAGACATTGCAGAATATCCGGGAAAATCTGAACAAGCCAAGGCGATTATGCTGATGATTCAAAATAATTTGGATTATGCAGTGGCACAACATCCCCACGAATTGATAACTTACGGTGGAAACGGAGCCGTTTTCAGCAACTGGGCGCAATATCTTTTGACAATGCAATATTTGTCGGAAATGACGGACGAACAAACTTTGGTAATGTATTCCGGGCATCCGATGGGATTGTTTCCTTCGCACAAAGATGCACCGAGAGTGGTTGTGACTAATGGAATGATGATTCCGAATTATTCTAAACCGGATGATTGGGAAAAATTCAATGCTTTGGGCGTGACGCAGTACGGACAAATGACGGCTGGATCTTATATGTACATTGGTCCGCAGGGAATTGTTCACGGAACGACGATTACCGTTTTGAATGCTTTCAGAAAAATAAATAAGGAGCCAAAAGGCGGATTATTCGTGACTTCCGGTTTGGGAGGAATGTCCGGAGCGCAGCCAAAAGCAGGAAATATTGCAGGTTGCGTTACCGTGATTGCAGAAGTGAATCCAAAGATTACTAAAATTCGTCACGACCAGAAATGGGTGAACGAAATCCACGAAAATCTGGATGACTTGGTAGAAAGAGTGAGAAAAGCTCAGGAAAATGAGGAGGCGGTTTCTTTAGCTTACCTTGGCAACGTCGTTGATATATGGGAAAAATTTGATGCAGAAAATTTAAGAATCGATATCGGTTCAGACCAAACTTCGCTTCACAATCCTTGGGCAGGCGGTTATTATCCGGTCGGACAAACCTTTGAGGAATCCAATAAAATGATGGCAGAAAACCCTGAATTATTCAAAGAAAAAGTTCAGGAAACGCTGAGAAGACACGCTTCCGCCATCAATAAACACACAGCAAAAGGTACCTATTTCTTCGATTACGGAAATGCTTTCTTACTGGAAGCATCAAGAGCCGGAGCCGATGTAATGGCAGAAAATCCAACTTTGGGAAGAGAGTTTAGATATCCTTCTTATGTTCAGGATATTATGGGACCGATGTGTTTCGATTATGGTTTCGGGCCTTTCCGTTGGGTCTGTGCGAGCGGAAAATCGGAAGATTTACAAAAAACGGACGAAATTGCCTGCAATGTTTTAGAGGAAATAATTAAAAATTCTCCCGAGGAAATTCAGCAGCAAATGAAAGACAATATTCAGTGGATTAAAGGTGCACAGGAAAACAATCTGGTTGTGGGTTCACAGGCAAGAATTTTATATGCCGATGCGGAAGGTAGAATGAAAATCGCAGAAGCCTTTAATAAAGCCATTAAAAACGGTGAAATTGGTCCGGTTGTTTTAGGTCGCGACCATCACGATGTTTCAGGAACAGATTCGCCGTATAGAGAAACTTCCAATATTTATGACGGCTCTAGATTTACAGCTGATATGGCGATTCACAATGTGATTGGCGACAGTTTCCGTGGCGCAACCTGGGTATCCATTCACAATGGTGGCGGCGTTGGTTGGGGAGAAGTAATCAATGGTGGTTTCGGAATGCTCCTCGACGGAAGTGACGATGCCGACAGAAGATTAAAATCGATGCTGTTCTGGGATGTCAACAACGGAATTTCCCGCAGAAGTTGGGCAAGAAACGAAGGTGCCATTTTCGCCATAAAAAGAGCGATGGAAGTGGAGCCGAATTTGAAAGTGACGTTGCCGAATCTAGTTGACGATAAACTTCTTTAG
- a CDS encoding FtsK/SpoIIIE family DNA translocase, with protein sequence MEKNTKKAPEQPAVQNKTLSKPRIFFGILFVLISVVMTFSFISYLMNWKADQSQAGTMLDKTVKSSNIFGKIGDWLGNFFIFESLGIAAFIVAFLFFVFGMMILKKNYFKPWKTIGHSLFFICWLPILMGAITKGEGVLSGVYGFQIMDFLNSVIGTVGLWMVLLVSIALYFILEFNLNPNNVKSKLNELNENTLGRVKSMMPSSSENFEADEELEELANDGNEIPKTQPLNVAAQTLNTIPKDLPKVEISNDFETIKTPNQTSFEDDLPNIKVSESTGSSVSLSPTSSAVVEIPTQKDDINFKVEVAKTVDILDDADQKSQELVQKHGLYDHKLDLANFQMPTIDLLRDYGNEEISINKDELEENKNKIVGLLKNFNVGIAEIKATIGPTVTLYEIVPEAGIRVASIKKLQDDIALNLSALGIRIIAPMPGKGTIGIEVPRKNPSMVSMRSVIASQKFQNTDMDLPVVFGKTISNEIFMADLSKMPHLLMAGATGQGKSVGINAILTSLLYKKHPSELKFVMVDPKKVELSLYSKIERHYLAKLPDGDDAIITDTHKVINTLNSLCVEMDTRYDLLKNAFCKNLKEYNKKFSERKLNPENGHRYLPYIVLVVDEFADLIMTAGKEVELPIARLAQLARAVGIHLIVATQRPSVNVITGMIKANFPARAAFRVISSVDSRTILDSPGADQLIGKGDMLYFNGNEILRLQCAFVDTPEVEKIAEFIGEQKGYASAFMLPEYSSEETTSSAGTFDPNEKDALFEDAARIIVSTQQGSTSMLQRQLKLGYNRAGRIMDQLEGSGIVGGFNGAKAREVLISDLNSLEQFLEELRK encoded by the coding sequence ATGGAAAAGAACACGAAAAAAGCTCCGGAACAGCCGGCTGTACAAAATAAAACCCTCTCTAAACCACGCATTTTTTTTGGAATTCTGTTTGTCTTGATTTCTGTAGTCATGACTTTTTCTTTCATTTCTTACTTAATGAACTGGAAAGCAGACCAAAGTCAAGCCGGAACAATGCTCGACAAAACCGTAAAATCTTCCAATATTTTTGGGAAAATCGGTGATTGGCTTGGAAATTTTTTCATCTTCGAAAGTTTAGGAATTGCGGCATTTATTGTAGCGTTTTTGTTCTTCGTTTTTGGAATGATGATCCTGAAAAAGAATTATTTCAAACCTTGGAAAACAATTGGTCATTCCCTGTTCTTTATTTGTTGGCTTCCGATTTTGATGGGTGCTATTACCAAAGGAGAAGGCGTTTTAAGTGGTGTTTACGGTTTTCAAATTATGGATTTTCTGAATTCTGTGATTGGAACGGTTGGACTTTGGATGGTTCTTTTGGTGAGTATCGCGCTGTATTTTATTCTTGAATTTAACTTAAATCCGAATAACGTAAAATCAAAATTGAATGAGCTCAACGAAAACACTTTAGGTCGCGTAAAATCAATGATGCCGAGTTCTTCTGAAAATTTTGAAGCCGATGAAGAGCTTGAAGAATTGGCAAACGACGGCAACGAAATTCCTAAAACCCAACCTTTAAATGTTGCTGCACAGACTTTAAACACGATTCCAAAAGATTTGCCGAAAGTCGAAATCTCCAACGATTTTGAAACCATAAAAACTCCGAATCAAACTTCTTTTGAAGATGATTTGCCGAATATTAAGGTTTCCGAATCTACAGGAAGTTCTGTTAGTTTAAGTCCAACTTCTTCTGCTGTTGTTGAAATTCCAACTCAAAAAGACGACATCAATTTCAAAGTGGAAGTCGCAAAAACAGTTGATATTTTGGATGATGCCGACCAAAAATCTCAAGAATTGGTTCAAAAACACGGACTTTATGATCATAAACTTGATTTGGCGAATTTTCAAATGCCGACAATCGATTTATTGAGAGATTACGGAAACGAAGAAATCTCCATCAACAAAGACGAACTCGAAGAAAATAAAAATAAAATCGTTGGATTACTGAAAAACTTCAACGTAGGAATTGCAGAAATCAAAGCGACGATTGGACCGACTGTAACTTTATACGAAATTGTTCCCGAAGCGGGAATTCGTGTTGCTTCGATTAAAAAATTGCAGGATGATATTGCCTTAAATCTTTCCGCTTTAGGAATCAGAATTATTGCACCGATGCCCGGAAAAGGTACGATTGGAATTGAAGTTCCAAGAAAAAATCCCTCCATGGTTTCGATGAGAAGTGTGATTGCTTCCCAAAAATTCCAAAATACGGATATGGATTTGCCGGTGGTTTTCGGGAAGACCATTTCCAATGAAATCTTTATGGCAGATTTGTCCAAAATGCCTCATTTATTGATGGCGGGTGCAACCGGACAAGGAAAATCGGTGGGTATTAATGCGATTTTAACTTCCCTACTCTACAAGAAACATCCGAGCGAATTGAAGTTTGTGATGGTGGATCCGAAAAAAGTGGAACTTTCTCTTTACTCAAAAATTGAAAGACACTATCTCGCCAAACTTCCCGATGGAGACGACGCAATCATCACCGACACTCACAAAGTAATCAACACGTTGAATTCACTTTGTGTCGAAATGGATACGCGTTACGATTTGTTGAAAAACGCTTTCTGTAAAAACTTAAAAGAATACAACAAGAAATTTTCCGAAAGAAAACTTAATCCTGAAAATGGTCATCGCTATTTACCCTACATCGTTTTGGTCGTGGACGAATTTGCGGATTTAATTATGACCGCAGGAAAAGAAGTAGAACTTCCTATTGCAAGATTGGCTCAATTAGCAAGAGCAGTTGGAATTCACTTAATCGTTGCGACTCAACGTCCTTCTGTGAATGTAATTACAGGTATGATTAAGGCGAATTTCCCGGCAAGAGCAGCGTTCCGTGTGATTTCGAGTGTAGATTCAAGAACGATTTTAGATTCTCCGGGAGCTGATCAGCTGATTGGAAAAGGTGATATGCTATACTTTAACGGAAATGAAATTTTAAGACTGCAATGCGCATTTGTGGATACTCCCGAAGTTGAAAAAATTGCAGAATTCATCGGTGAACAGAAAGGTTATGCAAGTGCATTCATGCTACCTGAATATTCAAGCGAGGAAACTACATCTTCTGCGGGAACTTTTGATCCAAACGAAAAAGACGCTCTATTTGAAGATGCAGCTAGAATTATTGTTTCCACTCAGCAAGGCTCCACTTCAATGCTTCAAAGACAGTTAAAATTAGGTTACAACAGAGCCGGAAGAATCATGGACCAGTTGGAAGGTAGTGGAATTGTAGGCGGCTTCAATGGGGCAAAAGCAAGGGAAGTGCTAATCAGTGATTTAAATTCTTTGGAACAGTTTTTGGAAGAATTGCGCAAATAA
- a CDS encoding RES family NAD+ phosphorylase, whose product MLAFRIAHYKYAHSLSVSGFEGRWNSKGKLVLYASENIATSLLENIIYRTGTGFNNDYKIMVIYHPEEHIEQIITSNLPKDWRSMESYDQLQKIGDSWYDEQRSLCLKVPSSILPDNYNVIFNTTHPEFKNVKLIDVLDYEPDERLEKLLKKYKK is encoded by the coding sequence ATGCTTGCTTTTAGGATTGCACATTATAAATATGCTCATTCGCTTTCAGTGAGTGGATTTGAAGGAAGGTGGAACAGCAAGGGAAAATTGGTTCTTTATGCTTCTGAAAATATTGCAACTTCACTTTTAGAAAATATTATTTATCGAACAGGAACCGGATTCAATAATGATTACAAAATAATGGTCATCTATCATCCTGAAGAGCATATTGAGCAAATTATCACCTCAAATCTACCGAAAGATTGGCGAAGTATGGAAAGCTATGATCAACTGCAAAAAATTGGAGATTCTTGGTATGACGAACAGCGGAGTCTTTGCTTGAAAGTTCCTTCTTCGATCTTGCCCGATAATTACAATGTTATTTTCAATACTACTCATCCCGAATTTAAAAATGTGAAGCTGATTGATGTTTTAGATTATGAACCCGATGAACGACTTGAAAAATTGCTAAAAAAATACAAAAAATGA
- the kdsB gene encoding 3-deoxy-manno-octulosonate cytidylyltransferase: MRVIAVIPGRYEASRFPGKLMQILGEKTVIATTYQNVVETELFDEVFVATDSEIIFDEIKKIGGNAVMTGTHETGSDRIAEAVQNIDCDIVINVQGDEPFLKKEPLKQLISVFNDDIHEEISLASLKIKLKEKEEVENPNNVKVITDNDGFALYFSRSVIPYPRETSVEAEYFKHIGVYAFRKNALLKFAQLPQKPLEIAEKIECIRYLEYGMKIKMIETDFVGVGIDVPDDLEKARAILKNS, encoded by the coding sequence ATGAGAGTAATCGCCGTCATTCCCGGTCGTTATGAAGCTTCGAGGTTTCCTGGGAAACTGATGCAGATTTTGGGTGAGAAAACAGTGATCGCAACTACGTACCAAAATGTGGTGGAAACCGAATTGTTTGATGAAGTTTTCGTGGCAACAGATTCCGAAATTATTTTTGATGAGATCAAGAAAATTGGTGGAAATGCTGTGATGACGGGAACTCACGAAACAGGAAGCGACCGAATTGCTGAAGCCGTTCAAAATATCGATTGCGATATCGTTATCAATGTTCAAGGTGATGAACCTTTTTTGAAAAAGGAACCATTAAAGCAATTGATTTCTGTTTTTAACGACGATATTCATGAAGAAATTTCTTTAGCATCTTTAAAAATTAAATTAAAAGAAAAAGAAGAAGTTGAAAATCCAAACAACGTAAAAGTAATTACTGATAATGATGGTTTCGCGCTTTATTTCAGCCGTTCGGTAATTCCTTATCCACGAGAAACTTCGGTGGAGGCAGAATATTTTAAACATATCGGCGTTTATGCTTTTAGAAAGAACGCTTTGCTGAAATTTGCACAACTTCCACAAAAACCATTAGAAATTGCAGAAAAAATTGAATGCATCCGTTATTTGGAATACGGCATGAAAATCAAAATGATTGAAACCGATTTTGTTGGTGTAGGAATCGATGTTCCCGACGATTTGGAGAAAGCAAGAGCGATTTTAAAGAACTCTTGA